The Equus quagga isolate Etosha38 unplaced genomic scaffold, UCLA_HA_Equagga_1.0 HiC_scaffold_162_RagTag, whole genome shotgun sequence nucleotide sequence CCCTGGGTCTTCTGTTGATGTCTGACtgtttgttaatgttttctgGTCTTCATTCAAATCGTCTTCAGCACATttcaatatatagaaatagaatGCTTCTGAAAGAGCCTGCTTATTGTCTCCTGGTATGCCAAGGAAAATGGCTCCATTTCCCATGTTACTTCCAAACCATATCTTGCTGTGCTTAATATCTGGGGTCCAATCTGGGGTCTCCATCTCACGAATTTCTATCTTGTTGTCCTCAAAAGAGACAATGTTGCAGACcattcttttttgattttcaaaCTGATAGCCACCAACAATAACATATTCATCCTTGTTTGTTTGAGTCAGAATTGCACTGGAGACAGAGATTCCTCCTGGCAAGACGGTGCAGTTCACTGCTGGACTACCCAGGGGGAGATCAACCCTTATTCTGTATAGGTTGGCAGGGCGGATGTTATTGGCAAGTGAATGTCCTCCTaaaatataaatggtatcatTTCTGGCAATGGAGACGTGAAAAGATAGCCCATCCTGAAGTTCTGGATGAATGTATGATGTAGAGCACCCAAATTCAAAATCCACCAAGAAAACATGGGGCAGGCAGTCAGCTACGCTATTCCATTTTTCTGTGGTTCTTTGGGTGGAAGGGATGTAGGACCGTCCTCCAAAGAGAACACCTATACTTTTCCCTCGACTATACACCACATCAATGGAATGACCATATCTGGCTTCAGGAACATCTCCTACCAAGTCTTTCTCCGTGCAGCGAAAAGTAACTTTTTTGCTGTTCTTGCAAACAACAGACATGACATAAATCTTATCCGAAAGCTCATTGTTTGGTGTTTTCCCTCCGTGGATGATGTATTGATGCTTTTCAGACTCTGAGCTGCCTTTGAAGGTGCAAGTGGCTGGGTAGCGGAGAGGAGGAAGGTAGCAGGAATCCTTAGAGAAAGCTGTGGGCTTCAGTTTGAGGTTGTTATGCTTTATATCAAAATGGAAAACTCCAGTGGGGCAGGACCTCTTGGGCCAGCCTTTTTGGCCGAAGAAGAAAACCTGCCCATCAAAAGTCATCAGTGAGAAGCCTGGTTGAATTAAGGCTAGGTTATTACCGACTGTTACCATGTGTAGCGACATATTTTCTGATGGTGGGTAGATTTTTTTATCTAAAAGAATTACACAAAAAAAATTGAGTTACTATATCTCTTCATATAAATCATTGTGTTTAGATACTCTCATTGTTTTACATACTCTCATACGTAAAAAGCATGTTTGAAAAACAGTTGTCCCACAAGCTTGTAGTGGGACCGAATTAGCAAAATCCAGACAGTTAGGTAAGCACAGAACCTTCCTGCCTAGCACAATCCAAGCATCTGGGGCACGTTTTAGCCACGGACGCGCCTCTCTTAGATTTCTGGGAATTGTAGTCCCTTTTGCTTAAAGATTCACCACTTGTCAGCagaaaaaactacatttcccaggaaTCCCGTTCCCTCCGGGTTGTGTGGCCACGACAGTTTGTTGCTCCAGGAGCGGAAACTCCTAGGATGTCTCTCTGAATAAAGACGCCGGAAGTGCGAAATGACTACATGGCAGCCAAGGCGGAAAACTGGGGAATGGGAGGTGAGAGTGGCGGACCCAGACCCCACATCCGGGTTACGGGGAGGCTACAGCACGAAGAGGGGCGGCAGGCAGCCGTGTGCGCGGGTGTTGCCGCTGGCTCTCGGGGGCGTCTTATGCAGGTGACCGTGCGGGCAGCACGCTGCTTCTGGCCGGGTCAGGTTGCCTGGAAACGGCAGCCCGGGGGGACGCCCGGCCGAAGCGTCGTGGCAGACTCCTGCCTGGATGCTCCGGGGCTCGTCTCGGAACTGCAGCCCTGAGCATCCTCAAGTGGCTGGGGTAGAgcgttggggggaggggggagctgaTGTTAGAGAAGCTGTGACTGTTTTGCAGAACCAACAGATCAGTGTCTGAATGTCTGGAGTGCAGGGGGGAGATGACCTGATCGTGATTTTCCCCACTCCTAGATGTAGTGATGGAAATACGGAAATCAGACTTTAGCGAGGGCCGCCTTACACGCTCGCTGTTTTCTCAACTGCTCTTGCTCCTGTTTGTAGGGGCCTTTTAGGGAAGCAGAGAAGGTTCCGAAACGCTTCTCTctcccgctccctccctccctctttttggATAGGAAAACAGAGTTAGTGGCTGTTAGGTCAGATCTCCCTTTCCAGCCCAAGTTTTGAAGTAGTTCTTTAGTCATTCTGTAGTTAGCAGGCACTAAGTAAAGAAGTGCCAGAATTATGCACAGTTTAATATTTGTActataatgttttttaaaaaaagtatttactAGATGAAGTAAGTTCGATAGAGTCTTATTTTGTTATTACCTACCTTGGAGAGATGTCAGGAGCTTTCATGTGAAATACACTCCATGTTAGAGTGAAGGCCTGGGCGCCGGAggttaaaggaaacaaaatagcaCAGATTCCTTGTTTTTTAACAGTAAATTGTTAATATGTTTCAAAACCAATATAAAATAGTGGCTAAGGGTATGGACTCTGAAGGCTGACTGGCGGGATTCAAATCCTCAAATCCTTGCTCTGTCGCTTACTAACTACATGAACTTGGGCAAGtaccttaacctctctgtgcctcagtttcctcgtctgtaaaatgagataattttgcCTGCCTAACAGGTTGATGTAAGTTATGATAgtaattaatacatataaagtacttagaacagggCTTTGCATGTAATTATGATGATTATGCCTGAACTTATCAAAAGTAAGGTTGTTAGTGCACAATTGCCTGCCAGTCATGGAAGATGACGTTTATAATGTTGGAGATGATTAGAAAGGCTTTAAACTCTGGGAATCTGGTCAGTGGATGtccattgataatttttttagACTAATGAGAGTTGGATGAGCATATACAACTGAGGTGCTGGTGGTGAGTTCAATTTAAATAGCAGGAAGTAATTCTTCTTGTTACCCTTTCTCTAACTCTTCATTAAATATGCAGACTCTGAAGTTGGATTGTCTGGGTCCAAATTTGGCTTCTAAAACTTAGTTGCTGTGTAAccgtcttgggcaagttatttttctctgttctttcttttctgaaaaatggggTAATATTAGTACCTATTCACTGGgttgttttgaagaataaatgaaataacacatgtaaaaacatagcagtgcttggcacataataacattcaatacatattagttgacattaatttatttttattcccccTGCAAAGGTTCCTCGGACCATTCAGAATCTATAGTCAGTCTAATGAGATGTTGGTGGGCGTCTTGCCTTGAAGCACTTCTGTAGATCAGATGTAATTAATTGCTCAATATTCTCTTCTGNNNNNNNNNNNNNNNNNNNNNNNNNNNNNNNNNNNNNNNNNNNNNNNNNNNNNNNNNNNNNNNNNNNNNNNNNNNNNNNNNNNNNNNNNNNNNNNNNNNNNNNNNNNNNNNNNNNNNNNNNNNNNNNNNNNNNNNNNNNNNNNNNNNNNNNNNNNNNNNNNNNNNNNNNNNNNNNNNNNNNNNNNNNNNNNNNNNNNNNNNNNNNNNNNNNNNNNNNNNNNNNNNNNNNNNNNNNNNNNNNNNNNNNNNNNNNNNNNNNNNNNNNNNNNNNNNNNNNNNNNNNNNNNNNNNNNNNNNNNNNNNNNNNNNNNNNNNNNNNNNNNNNNNNNNNNNNNNNNNNNNNNNNNNNNNNNNNNNNNNNNNNNNNNNNNNNNNNNNNNNNNNNNNNNNNNNNNNNNNNNNNNNNNNNNNNNNNNNNNNNNNNNNNNNNNNNNNNNNNNNNNNNNNNNNNNNNNNNNNNNNNNNNNNNNNNNNNNNNNNNNNNNNNNNNNNNNNNNNNNNNNNNNNNNNNNNNNNNNNNNNNNNNNNNNNNNNNNNNNNNNNNNNNNNNNNNNNNNNNNNNNNNNNNNNNNNNNNNNNNNNNNNNNNNNNNNNNNNNNNNNNNNNNNNNNNNNNNNNNNNNNNNNNNNNNNNNNNNNNNNNNNNNNNNNNNNNNNNNNNNNNNNNNNNNNNNNNNNNNNNNNNNNNNNNNNNNNNNNNNNNNNNNNNNNNNNNNNNNNNNNNNNNNNNNNNNNNNNNNNNNNNNNNNNNNNNNNNNNNNNNNNNNNNNNNNNNNNNNNNNNNNNNNNNNNNNNNNNNNNNNNNNNNNNNNNNNNNNNNNNNNNNNNNNNNNNNNNNNNNNNNNNNNNNNNNNNNNNNNNNNNNNNNNNNNNNNNNNNNNNNNNNNNNNNNNNNNNNNNNNNNNNNNNNNNNNNNNNNNNNNNNNNNNNNNNNNNNNNNNNNNNNNNNNNNNNNNNNNNNNNNNNNNNNNNNNNNNNNNNNNNNNNNNNNNNNNNNNNNNNNNNNNNNNNNNNNNNNNNNNNNNNNNNNNNNNNNNNNNNNNNNNNNNNNNNNNNNNNNNNNNNNNNNNNNNNNNNNNNNNNNNNNNNNNNNNNNNNNNNNNNNNNNNNNNNNNNNNNNNNNNNNNNNNNNNNNNNNNNNNNNNNNNNNNNNNNNNNNNNNNNNNNNNNNNNNNNNNNNNNNNNNNNNNNNNNNNNNNNNNNNNNNNNNNNNNNNNNNNNNNNNNNNNNNNNNNNNNNNNNNNNNNNNNNNNNNNNNNNNNNNNNNNNNNNNNNNNNNNNNNNNNNNNNNNNNNNNNNNNNNNNNNNNNNNNNNNNNNNNNNNNNNNNNNNNNNNNNNNNNNNNNNNNNNNNNNNNNNNNNNNNNNNNNNNNNNNNNNNNNNNNNNNNNNNNNNNNNNNNNNNNNNNNNNNNNNNNNNNNNNNNNNNNNNNNNNNNNNNNNNNNNNNNNNNNNNNNNNNNNNNNNNNNNNNNNNNNNNNNNNNNNNNNNNNNNNNNNNNNNNNNNNNNNNNNNNNNNNNNNNNNNNNNNNNNNNNNNNNNNNNNNNNNNNNNNNNNNNNNNNNNNNNNNNNNNNNNNNNNNNNNNNNNNNNNNNNNNNNNNNNNNNNNNNNNNNNNNNNNNNNNNNNNNNNNNNNNNNNNNNNNNNNNNNNNNNNNNNNNNNNNNNNNNNNNNNNNNNNNNNNNNNNNNNNNNNNNNNNNNNNNNNNNNNNNNNNNNNNNNNNNNNNNNNNNNNNNNNNNNNNNNNNNNNNNNNNNNNNNNNNNNNNNNNNNNNNNNNNNNNNNNNNNNNNNNNNNNNNNNNNNNNNNNNNNNNNNNNNNNNNNNNNNNNNNNNNNNNNNNNNNNNNNNNNNNNNNNNNNNNNNNNNNNNNNNNNNNNNNNNNNNNNNNNNNNNNNNNNNNNNNNNNNNNNNNNNNNNNNNNNNNNNNNNNNNNNNNNNNNNNNNNNNNNNNNNNNNNNNNNNNNNNNNNNNNNNNNNNNNNNNNNNNNNNNNNNNNNNNNNNNNNNNNNNNNNNNNNNNNNNNNNNNNNNNNNNNNNNNNNNNNNNNNNNNNNNNNNNNNNNNNNNNNNNNNNNNNNNNNNNNNNNNNNNNNNNNNNNNNNNNNNNNNNNNNNNNNNNNNNNNNNNNNNNNNNNNNNNNNNNNNNNNNNNNNNNNNNNNNNNNNNNNNNNNNNNNNNNNNNNNNNNNNNNNNNNNNNNNNNNNNNNNNNNNNNNNNNNNNNNNNNNNNNNNNNNNNNNNNNNNNNNNNNNNNNNNNNNNNNNNNNNNNNNNNNNNNNNNNNNNNNNNNNNNNNNNNNNNNNNNNNNNNNNNNNNNNNNNNNNNNNNNNNNNNNNNNNNNNNNNNNNNNNNNNNNNNNNNNNNNNNNNNNNNNNNNNNNNNNNNNNNNNNNNNNNNNNNNNNNNNNNNNNNNNNNNNNNNNNNNNNNNNNNNNNNNNNNNNNNNNNNNNNNNNNNNNNNNNNNNNNNNNNNNNNNNNNNNNNNNNNNNNNNNNNNNNNNNNNNNNNNNNNNNNNNNNNNNNNNNNNNNNNNNNNNNNNNNNNNNNNNNNNNNNNNNNNNNNNNNNNNNNNNNNNNNNNNNNNNNNNNNNNNNNNNNNNNNNNNNNNNNNNNNNNNNNNNNNNNNNNNNNNNNNNNNNNNNNNNNNNNNNNNNNNNNNNNNNNNNNNNNNNNNNNNNNNNNNNNNNNNNNNNNNNNNNNNNNNNNNNNNNNNNNNNNNNNNNNNNNNNNNNNNNNNNNNNNNNNNNNNNNNNNNNNNNNNNNNNNNNNNNNNNNNNNNNNNNNNNNNNNNNNNNNNNNNNNNNNNNNNNNNNNNNNNNNNNNNNNNNNNNNNNNNNNNNNNNNNNNNNNNNNNNNNNNNNNNNNNNNNNNNNNNNNNNNNNNNNNNNNNNNNNNNNNNNNNNNNNNNNNNNNNNNNNNNNNNNNNNNNNNNNNNNNNNNNNNNNNNNNNNNNNNNNNNNNNNNNNNNNNNNNNNNNNNNNNNNNNNNNNNNNNNNNNNNNNCATGGCCTGTCCAAGTATACAGAAGAGAAGGCATCTGTGCAACTGAGGAAGTGCCCTTCAGAGGCACTAAAAGGACATAATGTTGACCTCAGTTCTCTTAATGGAAACCGTAAGTGATTGCGCTCGGCATGATGTGGGATGATTGTCAGCGTTGCCCACGTTTGGGTGGAGGCAGTGCTGAAACCAACACCTGCTTGTTTTAAATGCCTTTGAAGACTATTAGGATATAAAGCAAGCTGTACAGGGGTAATGGATTCCAGATCCCAGGGGGTAACCACACGCCACAAACACCTGCTTTTAAAcagcaagctttaaaaaaaaaatgttttcattgtaGCCCTCTGTCTTCATTTTAGTGTTGTGATAGGGATTTCGGCTTCTGCTAAGTGAAAATACAATTATCATAGATTAAACCGAAACCTTTCCTTTGACAAGACATAAAGAATTCTACCCATTTTGTAGCTTAGTTTGGGTCCCTAAGGATTTCTGACCTGTACTCCCTTCGATGCCCTGATGTTGGCTTATTTCATAATATTAGGGTCCTAAGAAGAGCGATAAAGTTTATTACTGGTAAGATGAATTACCTCCTCGCGTAACTCATAGTTCATAGCatttgtgtatttaatttttagattacCCATTTAAACCATGGCCGGATGACTTATATATTTAAAGAGTAAATAGCAACattgaaaatgttttcacattattttgccttatttatttagctttttcaATTTTGCTTTACTGACAAATATGTTTTCACTGGAGTAGACTCATATGTTTTCCATGGTTTTAATATTAGTCATAGCctggtttttaaaagatttttgaaagGTTATACTAGAACTAAAATAATCCACTGAagtgattttctttaaataggcTAGATAAAAATAGgcagattttgaaaaagaagacacTATTCTTCAACTGAAGGAAGTTTCAAAGCCAGTACATTAAAGGtgctttttaaaagacagaaagataGGACCAATAAATTGATGCAGTTTTCCCAACCCCACGCTAACGTTCCTCAGCAAGGaggttttcatttattcacagtGAAGCGAGGGCATCGTTGAGCATCGAAAGAGGACTAATGGTATGAGGTCTGGGTTTGTAGTTTCCCGTGTCTGAACTGACGTTTTTCCTTCCAAACAAAGGACTGGACTCTGAAGGCTTAAATCTTGCTGATCGTGTTGCCCATGTTTTCCTGATTGCTCCAGAATTTCAGGGAACCTCATGTCTCTACAGCCATTGAGTGCATGAGTTAACACTGCCTTGCACGGATCATCAGATTTGAGGCATCTGTTACTTGGTTTTTGCTGGCGGTAAAACTAGGGTTAGGTTTCCTTCTGACGCTTAGGCCAGAGAAGCGTTTAGGCTCTGAGATTAATCCATAGGCACTGGTGCCACAGGGACTAAATCCTTGCAGGAGCCTGAGACCAGGAAGCCCCACTGCTTCCAAATTCTCATCATCCCTTCCCGGCTTGACCCCCAGTCCACCTGGAACTAACACGCTGCCTTAGGGTGCCATTGTCCTTCCGTTAAAGCCACACCCCTGGGCTCCTGTCCTGCAGCGTTGGTAGGAATGAAGGTATTGACCTACCTGACGGCCAGAGGGACTGCTcgccctctctgagtctctgccGCTAAACCAGGTGTTAACTGTCAGCGCTGAGGGAAGATTCACTGCCTGCCCCCTCGGACCGGACCCTGCGAGCAGAAGGCTGCCGGTGGAGCTCGTATGTGCCTACAGAGGTTCCGGTGAATGCTGCTCTAACGGGAGTAACTGActgtgacctttttttttctgtagatggTTGAGGGAGATATCTGCCAGGGTGTACCCTCAAGATTTAACTATTTCCTTACTGGGGAACAATGGAAATACAATCCACTATTTGTctgtaaagacaaaaaaaaatctggttgaaacctggtttatatttttattaaaaacattttagaagaacaggagaaagtgattataattactgtaattttaataaatactattCTGAATCACAGGgggaattattttttctaaagcaGAGACTACTAATACTGATGTCAGTTATTTTGACTTTGAATTGCTCTTTAACAGTCCCGTTTTCTTTAATGCGAGGCTCAGAAGGAGTTCTAGTTATTGGGGGCCTATTATCAACTTTGTATCCGGGAGCTGCTGTGTAATATTGTGCAGTGGCTTGATTAAGAAAATGGGCTTTGGGGTCAAGCCAACCTGGTTTTCTCTACCAGCTCGGCCATTTTCTGGGGAGAGTCATCTTAATCTTTAagcatctgtttcctcatctctgaaatagGGATCAAAGAAATATTTACCTCAAAAATATTGTTgcaaaaagattaaatgaggggcccggcctggtggcatagtggttaagttcacacgctctgcttcggtggcctggggtttgccagttcagatcctggacatagACTACAcacgctcatcaagctgtgctctggcggtgtcccacatagaactagaaggatttagaactaggatgtacaacaatgtactggggctttggggagaaaaaaaaaggattaaatgagataatgtcttaAAGTGCTCAGCCAAGGAAGATATTCCACAGTGGTCAATAACAAAATCTATGTTGGTagcctcccccactcccaccccaaagTTTCACAGtcgaaggaaaaataaacaaaagatccattaatttttctcttttttttttgaggaagattagccctgagctaactactgccagtcctcctctttttgctgaggaagccttgccctgagctaacatccatgcccatcttcctctactttatacgtgggatacctaccactacatggcgtgccaagcggtgccatgtctgcacccaggatctgaaccagcgaactcctgGCCGCctagaagcggaacgtgggaacttaaccgctgcacccctgggcc carries:
- the RAG2 gene encoding V(D)J recombination-activating protein 2; its protein translation is MSLHMVTVGNNLALIQPGFSLMTFDGQVFFFGQKGWPKRSCPTGVFHFDIKHNNLKLKPTAFSKDSCYLPPLRYPATCTFKGSSESEKHQYIIHGGKTPNNELSDKIYVMSVVCKNSKKVTFRCTEKDLVGDVPEARYGHSIDVVYSRGKSIGVLFGGRSYIPSTQRTTEKWNSVADCLPHVFLVDFEFGCSTSYIHPELQDGLSFHVSIARNDTIYILGGHSLANNIRPANLYRIRVDLPLGSPAVNCTVLPGGISVSSAILTQTNKDEYVIVGGYQFENQKRMVCNIVSFEDNKIEIREMETPDWTPDIKHSKIWFGSNMGNGAIFLGIPGDNKQALSEAFYFYILKCAEDDLNEDQKTLTNSQTSTEDPGDSTPFEDSEEFCFSAEANSFDGDDEFDTYNEDDEEDESETGYWITCCPTCDVDINTWVPFYSTELNKPAMIYCSHGDGHWVHAQCMDLAERTLIHLSEGSNKYYCKEHVEIARALQTPKRVLPLKKPPLKLLHKKGSGKILTPAKKSFLRRLFD